The region CTGAAATCTGTTGTCCAATCGTATAGACGGGGTTTAAGGATGTCATCGGTTCCTGGAAGATCATAGAGATCTGATTTCCACGAATTTTACGCATCTCTTTGTCAGTTTTGGGAATCAAATCTTCCCCTTTAAATAGCATCTCACCGCCTACGATTTTACCAGGCTTCTGTATTAACTTTAGAATTGACAAAGAAGTAATACTTTTACCAGAACCTGATTCACCTACAATCCCTAGGGTCTCTCCCTTGGGGACTTTTAATGTGACACCGTCAACCGCTTTTACTTCACCATCATCTGTGAAGAACGATGTTTGCAGCTCTTTTAACTCTAAGATAACGTCTTTTTGTTGTTGATCTTGCTCTAAAGTGACCTCTTCATTTCTACTCAAAGAACATGCACCTCTTTTCCTTCGATAGTGTTCATTAGTTCAAGTCAATTCGTTTATTCAGGTAGCGATAAGAAATATCGACAATTAAGTTTACAAGTACGAATATTAACGCCATGATAAGGACAATGCCTTGAACGACGGGGAAATCTCTGGCATTAATGCGATCGATAGCCAGTAGACCCATACCGTTAATGGCGAATACACTCTCTGTAATAATCGTTCCACCTAGCAGCATACCAAACTCTAGCCCCACGACTGTGACGACCGGAATTAGAGCATTTTTCAAAGCATGACGATACGTGACGACTCTATCACTCACCCCTTTTGCTCGGGCCGTACGAATATAGTCTTGGTTAATCACCTCTAGCATACTTGAACGGGTCATACGTGCAATAATAGCGGCACCAGCTGTCCCTAGCGTGATAACCGGGAGAATGGCTTGTTGCCAGCTTCCCCAACCGGTAGGCGGAACCCATTCTAAGTTGACAGCGAAGTACTGCATTAACATTAATCCGAGCCAGAAGTTCGGCATCGACAGTCCAAATAGCGCGACAATCATAATAGCGATATCAGAGAATGTATATTGACGTACAGCTGAAACAACGCCGGCAATCACGCCGATAAAGACACTTAACATCGTACTATAAATCGCAAGTTCTACGGTCGTCCAAAAACGGGGTTTAATTTCATCTAATACCGGACGACTACTTCGTATAGAAGTCCCTAAGTCTCCTTTAATAACGTTTCCCATGTACTTAAAATATTGTACGGGTAAAGGATCGTTCAAACCTAAACGTTCTCTAAGCTGTTCTACCTGCTCCTCCGGGGCGCTTTCACCCGCGATAATTTGTGCAGGATCACCCGGGATCAGGTGCATAAGAGAAAAGACAAGTATCGTTACACCGATGACGACCGGTATCGTTTGTATAAGTCTACGAACAATATATTTAAACAAATCTAGCACCTCTCTACTATTTTTTAGTTTTTGGATCCAATGCGTCTCTAATACCATCACCGAAGATATTGAATGCTAAAACAACGATGACGATAGCAAGTCCAGGGTAAAACGCCACATGAGGGTAATCGAACATATAGCTTCGTCCAACGCTTAACATGGCTCCCCACTCAGGTGTTGGCGGTTGGACACCGAGACCGATAAAGGATAATCCACTTGCCGTTAAAACGGCTGTAGCCACACGTAAAGTGGCTTGTACAATAATCGGTGACAGAATATTAGGTAAGATGTGCTTAAATATAATACGTAAATCACTAGACCCTAGGGCACGAATGGCATCGATATATTCTAATTTTCTTACGCCTAGGGTGGAACCTCTAACAATTCTTGAGAAGGCTGGAACAGAAAATATACCCACTGCTAGGATCACATTGTTTAGACTACCTCCTAAAACACTGACCAGTGCAAGTGCTAAGAGGATACCTGGGAATGCGAGCAGGATATCCATTAACCTCATGATAACGGCATCAATTCGACCTCCATAATAACCTGCAAAGATGCCTAAAGGAACCCCTATAATAGCCCCTACGATAACGGACATGAAGCCCACATATAATGTAATTTTCATCCCGTACACGATACGGGTGAAGATGTCACGCCCTTGATGGTCCGTACCGAACCAGTGCTCAGAAGAAGGCGTTAATAGTTTTGTAGAGTATTCAATCTCATTTGGGTCGTAAGACATCATATAAGGACCAACGGTCGCAACGATAATAAAAAATATAATAAGATAACCGCCTATAAGAGCCGCTTTATTCTTACTTAATCTTCGATAGAAATTGACCCAGCCTGAAGTGCGCTGTGGCGATGAGTGTGTTTGTTCTTGGACTGGTGTATTTGTGACATTGTTACTCATTCCATGCATCCTTTCATTCTTTTTAGATTTTTTTAAAAAATTTTGTTTTATTATGAGGTCCATTAATAGTATAATAAATTGTGTTGGATTTTTATAGAGTTAATTTTAGTTATACACTAATTTCTATTATTTCTCATTCTTATAAAAAATCCAACATAATTAAATATCTATATAAAAAAAGGGGGATTTTTCACATGGTAAGAACAAAGAAATCAATGTTGTTCTTAGGTCTGTTGCTCGTGCTTTCCGTATTTGCGGTTGCATGTGGTGGTGAAGATACGAGTACTGACCCAGGTTCCAGTGATGGTGATGATGGTTCACAAGAAGCAGCTGAAGGAGGGGACCTCGTCATCGCGTGGTTATCAGATGCTGTCACACTTGATCCACACGGTTCAAATGACGTGCCTTCTAGTAATGTTTTAAACAACATTTATGACACACTTGTTACATTCGATAAGAATGGTGAGTTAACACCAAGTTTAGCTACTGATTGGAACATGATCGATGATCATACTTGGGAATTCAACCTTCGTGAGGGCGTTACATTCCATGACGGTTCGGAGTTTAATGCAGAAGTAGTAAAAGCAAACATGGAACGTATCATGGATCCAGACATCGCTTCTCAACGCGCTTTTCTATATGAAATGGTAGAAGAAGTAGAAGTGGTTGACGAGCATACAGTAAGATTTATTACGGAGTATCCTTTTGCTGCCCTTCCTGCTCACTTATCCCATAGTGGTGGTGGTAGCATGATCAGCCCTAAAGCGATCGAAGAAGATTATGCAGCGATGGAAGAAGGAGAAGAGCCAGGCTCTGTTATTGGGGATAACCCTGTTGGTACAGGTATCTTTAAGCTAGATTCATGGACACCTGGGGACGAGATTGTACTCGTACGTAATGAAGATTTCTGGGGTGAAAATGCTAAGCTGGACAGTGTGACTTGGAAAGTGGTTTCTGAGAGTTTAGCACGTATCTCAGAGCTTGATACTGGATATGCACATATTATTCACCCTGTAAGTCCTAGTGACATTACACGAGTTGATTCGATGGCAGAAGCACATCTGAACGCACAAACGAGTACGAGTCTTTCTTACATCGGCTTTAATGCTGAGAAGGCACCGTTTGATGATGTGAGAGTGCGTCAAGCGATCTCCATGGCTATTAACAAAGACGACATTATCGATGGTATCTATGAGGGGACTGGCGTACCGGCTATAGGGCCTATCGCACCAGGTGTATTCGGATATGATGATACCGTTACTCCGATCGAGTACGATATCGAGAAAGCAAAAGAATTGCTTGCTGAGGCAGGACATGAAGATGGTTTCTCTACGACAATCTGGACAAACGATAACCCAGACCGCATTCAAATGGCTGAATACGTTCAAGATAAACTAGGAGACCTTAATATTGAAGTAGAAGTAGAAGTCCTTGAGTGGGGTGCGTACTTAGACAGCACAGCCAACGGACAGCATGACATGTTTATCCTTGGCTGGTCTACACCAACAGCAGACGCTGACTATGCGACTTACGCTTTATTCCATTCAGATAATATGGGACCGGCTGGTAACCGTACTTTCCTAGCTGACGAAGAGCTAGATGCGTTACTAGACCAAGGTCGTCAAGAGTCTGACCCGGATGCGCGTGCGCAAGTTTACAAAGAGGTACAAGAGAAGCTAGTTGAACTCGCACCAATGGTTTACATTCATCACCAAGAGTACCTTAATGGTGTAAGTGATAAAGTAGACGGTTTTTGGGTAGACGCTGGCGGTATCTTCCAGCTACAAGACGTTACATTAACTGAAACTGAGTAAATGAGTTCTAAGGCTACAGTGAAGGTAGACCATAGACTAGTACAGCAATGACTAGTCCGCTCATTAGAAGGGTTCCGACTCATGTCGGAGCCCTTCTTTTTTCGTCATCGAAATCAGAGTATGGTATAGTGTTAGAAATGGGCATGAACCATAAGAGAGCAGTAAGAGAGGATGTCAGACATGGCAAAGACATTAGTGCTAGCGGAAAAGCCTTCCGTTGGTAGAGACATTGCGCGTGTATTACAATGCACGAAGAAATTGAACGGTTATTTTGAGGGACAACAATATATTGTTACTTGGGCGCTAGGACACCTTGTGACACTTGCCGGCCCTGAGTCGTACGGTGAGAAGTATAAATCATGGAAGTTAGAAGACTTACCGATGCTATTCCCGACTCTAAAATTAGAAGTAATCAAACAAAGTAGTAAGCAATTCCATACAGTCAAAAAGTTAATGCATAGAAAAGACGTTAGCCAAATCGTGATTGCCACTGACGCAGGGCGTGAGGGGGAGCTTGTCGCCCGATGGATTATTGAGAAGGCTAACGTGAAAAAACAGTTGAAACGCTTATGGATTTCGTCTGTCACGGACAAAGCGATTAAGGACGGTTTTAAAAATTTGAAAAATGGTCATGCATACGATAACTTGTATGCATCTGCCGTAGCAAGATCTGAAGCGGATTGGTACGTGGGGCTTAACGCTACGCGTGCCTTAACATGTAAGCACAACGCCCAACTATCTTGTGGAAGAGTGCAAACCCCAACATTGGCCATTATCGCCAAGCGGGAGGAAGAAATCCGTCATTTCAAACCTCAGACGTACTATGGACTTAAAGCCTCATTGAACAAGGGGCTTCATTTGCACTGGCAGAGTGAAGGGGGCCAACACAAAACCTTCAATAAGACCACGGCGGATGAGCTGCTTCAGAAAGTGAAAGATGAGAAAACAGCAAAAGTCATTGATCTTAAACAAACCCATAAAAAGTCCTACGCACCGCAACTTTATGATTTAACGGAGCTTCAACGAGATGCAAACAAGTTCTTTGGTTTTTCGGCAAAAGAAACCCTATCTATCATGCAGAAGCTTTATGAACAACATAAAGTACTCACCTATCCACGGACAGATTCGAGGTACTTATCATCAGATATTATGCCAACGTTAAAGGATCGTATCAAAGCCTGTAGAGTGGGGCCATACACAAACATAGCCGCAAAAGCATTGAAAATGCCACTTAAATTAAGCAAGCATTATGTAGATGATCGGAAAGTCACCGACCACCATGCCATTATTCCAACCGAACAAGCGGTGCTTTTACAAGACCTCAATCAAAAGGAAAGAAAGATTTATGATCTTGTCATTAAACGTTTTCTATCAGTTCTTTTTCCACCATTTGAGTATGAACAAACCACAGTTCAAACGGCCATTGCAGGAGAAACGTTTGTAGCAAAAGGGAAAGTTGTACGAGCGAAAGGTTGGAAAGAGGTGACGGAACACCAGGATCATGATGATGAGCAGACGGATGATGTACAAGACCAACAGCTTCCTCAGCTAACAAAAGGAGATACACTGAACGTTGTATCCGTCACACAAACAAAAGGGGAGACGAAACCACCTGCTCCCTTTAATGAGGCCACCTTGCTGTCAGCCATGGAGAATCCAGTGAAATATATGTCAGGTGAGGACCGAGCTGCAAAGGACACGTTAGGCAAAACAGGCGGTCTAGGTACGGTAGCCACAAGAGCAGATATTATAGAAAAACTTTTCTCTAGCTTTGCTATTGAACAGCGAGGCAAAGGGATACACCTCACACCTAAAGGCAAGCAGCTACTAGAGCTCGTCCCTGAAGAACTTAAGAGCCCAGCCCTAACAGCAGACTGGGAGCAAAAGCTTGAACGTATCTCTAAAGGCCAATTGCCTAAGGACAATTTTTTACAAGAGATGAAAGCTTATGCCAAAAGTGTCGTACAAGAGATTAAGAACAGCGAGAAAACCTACAAGCATCACAATTTAACGGGCAGTCGATGTCCTGATTGTGGCAAGTTTATGCTAGAAGTGAAGAACAAGAAAGGGAAAATGCTTGTATGTCAGGATAGAGAATGTGGTCGACGCAAAAACGTGGCTAAACAAACGAAGGCCAGATGCCCTCAGTGTCGTAAAACGCTTGAATTAAGAGGAGAAGGTGAAGGACAGATCTTCGCCTGTCAATGCGGTTTCAGAGAAAAACTATCAACCTTTAACAAACGTAGAGAACAAGATAAACAGCGCAAAGCTTCTAAAAAAGATGTACAACAATATATGAAGAAACAGAAGCATGACGACGAGCCATTTAATCCAGCATTAGCAGATGCCCTTTCAAAATTGAACTTGGATCAAGAGGATTAAAAGAATAAATAAAATCAAACAGACGAATCAAACAACCAAACAGTTAAACAGAATCAAAACACCAAACCACCTGATTCATATTATAACGTCTAACCATAAGGACCCCTCTAATGAATGTGTGATTTTCATTCTATCAAAGGGGACCTTTTTGTTTTTTCATACGTCCCCTATGATTGGATTCTCGCACTAGTTCTAAAGTATTATTTTTCACTCCTCTATTAGGGAGATGCCCTTTTCCAGAGGGGTATGACTATTGTCCCATACGGGCTCATGAGATTAATGTCGAATCCTATAAACGATAGAAATATCACCAAAAACTAAATATAAAATGGAGAAGGTCATGCTTGGTTTAAGGATGGTGGGATCATGTTGATTAATAAAAAATATCATTTTAAGTGTTTGAAACTCATAACTTCTTTCGGAGCCCTGTTCATCACCCTGCTTGTACTTCAGGGCTGTGTCAGTGTCAATACGCTTGATCAACCGAATGTTCCGGAGATTTTCACCTATGAGTTGGATACCATTCAACCTGAACACGAAGAGGAAGTTCATGAATGGTTACAGGAAGTGCAAGATGAGGATCGAGGTGGAGAAGTTCACCAGTATAGTATTGATCATTATGAGTATGTCTATGGTGTCGGTTACGAGGATGTACAAGTCCGATATATTTTAGAAGATCAACACAGTGCGGGATCATTAGATGTGCAACTCGTGAATGGGAACGAAGAAAAAGAGATGCTCTTACAATTAGCTTACAATGATACCCTTTGCTGTGAGGACATTAGCTATAGCATAGGGGATGGTTCGCAGCAAGCAGAAATGGAACAGGTCGCCAAGACAAACGTTATCACAGAGGAGCAAGTGCTGAGGGATGCTCACTATTTTTTTGACCTGATAAAAGAAAAAGAGGTGTCCACTTTGAGCCGGCTGTGGCTCAGCGAACATGGTACGGAGCAGTTTGATAGACAAACAGTTGAGGACAAAATGGCTAAGAGTGTAGCGTTATACCATCAAATGATCGATTTTTCCGAGCCTGTATACGTTGAGCTTGGACAGTTTACGGAAGGACAAACGATTGTAGGAGTACGACTTGAAAATGCTTCCAATGATCAACAGCAAAAACATGAGGACCTTGTTTTAACTTATACAGATGGCAAGGTCAGTTATAGTAGCGACCTTTTCTCCTTTTATCCTGAAGCAGATGTGGCGCTCAATGAGTACGTTGCTACTCTTAAGCAGCAAAGCGTTGAGCGGTTAATCTGGCTGTTATATCCCGGCAATGCAGTGAAAGAAGAACAGGTCAAAGCGGGATTAAATAGATATCTTGAAGGGTATGAATTAGAGACGTTGGAAGCTAGCATCATAGATTATACACCTGAAGACCATTTTATTGCTGTCATTGAAGATGACACTCAAGCCTTTCATGAGACGAATATCGTTTACAAGGATGGGCATTTCTCAATCGAAGACCCTTTTATGAAATCTGATTCGGATTAACCTTCCGAGATAATCT is a window of Caldalkalibacillus salinus DNA encoding:
- the nikB gene encoding nickel ABC transporter permease, translating into MFKYIVRRLIQTIPVVIGVTILVFSLMHLIPGDPAQIIAGESAPEEQVEQLRERLGLNDPLPVQYFKYMGNVIKGDLGTSIRSSRPVLDEIKPRFWTTVELAIYSTMLSVFIGVIAGVVSAVRQYTFSDIAIMIVALFGLSMPNFWLGLMLMQYFAVNLEWVPPTGWGSWQQAILPVITLGTAGAAIIARMTRSSMLEVINQDYIRTARAKGVSDRVVTYRHALKNALIPVVTVVGLEFGMLLGGTIITESVFAINGMGLLAIDRINARDFPVVQGIVLIMALIFVLVNLIVDISYRYLNKRIDLN
- a CDS encoding ABC transporter permease, yielding MSNNVTNTPVQEQTHSSPQRTSGWVNFYRRLSKNKAALIGGYLIIFFIIVATVGPYMMSYDPNEIEYSTKLLTPSSEHWFGTDHQGRDIFTRIVYGMKITLYVGFMSVIVGAIIGVPLGIFAGYYGGRIDAVIMRLMDILLAFPGILLALALVSVLGGSLNNVILAVGIFSVPAFSRIVRGSTLGVRKLEYIDAIRALGSSDLRIIFKHILPNILSPIIVQATLRVATAVLTASGLSFIGLGVQPPTPEWGAMLSVGRSYMFDYPHVAFYPGLAIVIVVLAFNIFGDGIRDALDPKTKK
- a CDS encoding glutathione ABC transporter substrate-binding protein, which gives rise to MVRTKKSMLFLGLLLVLSVFAVACGGEDTSTDPGSSDGDDGSQEAAEGGDLVIAWLSDAVTLDPHGSNDVPSSNVLNNIYDTLVTFDKNGELTPSLATDWNMIDDHTWEFNLREGVTFHDGSEFNAEVVKANMERIMDPDIASQRAFLYEMVEEVEVVDEHTVRFITEYPFAALPAHLSHSGGGSMISPKAIEEDYAAMEEGEEPGSVIGDNPVGTGIFKLDSWTPGDEIVLVRNEDFWGENAKLDSVTWKVVSESLARISELDTGYAHIIHPVSPSDITRVDSMAEAHLNAQTSTSLSYIGFNAEKAPFDDVRVRQAISMAINKDDIIDGIYEGTGVPAIGPIAPGVFGYDDTVTPIEYDIEKAKELLAEAGHEDGFSTTIWTNDNPDRIQMAEYVQDKLGDLNIEVEVEVLEWGAYLDSTANGQHDMFILGWSTPTADADYATYALFHSDNMGPAGNRTFLADEELDALLDQGRQESDPDARAQVYKEVQEKLVELAPMVYIHHQEYLNGVSDKVDGFWVDAGGIFQLQDVTLTETE
- a CDS encoding DNA topoisomerase III, whose amino-acid sequence is MAKTLVLAEKPSVGRDIARVLQCTKKLNGYFEGQQYIVTWALGHLVTLAGPESYGEKYKSWKLEDLPMLFPTLKLEVIKQSSKQFHTVKKLMHRKDVSQIVIATDAGREGELVARWIIEKANVKKQLKRLWISSVTDKAIKDGFKNLKNGHAYDNLYASAVARSEADWYVGLNATRALTCKHNAQLSCGRVQTPTLAIIAKREEEIRHFKPQTYYGLKASLNKGLHLHWQSEGGQHKTFNKTTADELLQKVKDEKTAKVIDLKQTHKKSYAPQLYDLTELQRDANKFFGFSAKETLSIMQKLYEQHKVLTYPRTDSRYLSSDIMPTLKDRIKACRVGPYTNIAAKALKMPLKLSKHYVDDRKVTDHHAIIPTEQAVLLQDLNQKERKIYDLVIKRFLSVLFPPFEYEQTTVQTAIAGETFVAKGKVVRAKGWKEVTEHQDHDDEQTDDVQDQQLPQLTKGDTLNVVSVTQTKGETKPPAPFNEATLLSAMENPVKYMSGEDRAAKDTLGKTGGLGTVATRADIIEKLFSSFAIEQRGKGIHLTPKGKQLLELVPEELKSPALTADWEQKLERISKGQLPKDNFLQEMKAYAKSVVQEIKNSEKTYKHHNLTGSRCPDCGKFMLEVKNKKGKMLVCQDRECGRRKNVAKQTKARCPQCRKTLELRGEGEGQIFACQCGFREKLSTFNKRREQDKQRKASKKDVQQYMKKQKHDDEPFNPALADALSKLNLDQED